One genomic region from Rosa rugosa chromosome 1, drRosRugo1.1, whole genome shotgun sequence encodes:
- the LOC133727243 gene encoding uncharacterized protein LOC133727243 has protein sequence MAKISTLTVIFLVLWLAMSVGTRAHDHDGKVESWTEWTAKGLGISQKNEVDGNAGGDNKPTEEEVLGAWLNVLRGAEVALEANKFHTAIAMVAGVSARLENSNMPDDEKRAKFKEMLKLIEWAAEEDKKVKAIALINTLTEEFKRKYGNQQGGGYQPRGLLEAEDNQRKKQLLVNNLREAFTAIKEKQKEKAEEILSNVYLILKNNKNLCKEEKALAFLEAIHQTEQYLKENAIDKAEQTLQGAAFGLGIQQLQEQEKTEAKVSRKVGASSSEL, from the exons atggCCAAGATTTCAACTCTTACTGTGATTTTTCTGGTGCTATGGCTGGCAATGTCTGTCGGGACTAGGGCTCATGATCACGACGGCAAAGTTGAATCATGGACTGAATGGACTGCCAA GGGACTCGGAATAAGTCAGAAAAATGAAGTAGACGGGAATGCCGGTGGCGATAACAAACCAACTGAAGAGGAGGTACTGGGGGCATGGCTAAATGTTCTGCGTGGAGCCGAGGTTGCTCTTGAAGCTAATAAATTTCACACAGCTATTGCCATGGTTGCAGGAGTTTCTGCCAGATTAGAAAATAGCAATATGCCTGACGATGAGAAACGCGCCAAGTTTAAAGAAATGCTCAAACTAATTGAATGGGCAGCCGAGGAAGATAAGAAAGTCAAAGCTATAGCTCTCATTAACACACTTACAGAGGAATTCAAACGGAAATACGGAAATCAGCAAGGAGGAGGATATCAGCCGAGGGGGTTACTCGAAGCCGAAGATAATCAGAGAAAAAAGCAGTTGCTAGTGAACAATTTGCGAGAAGCCTTCACAGCTATTAAAGAGAAGCaaaaggaaaaggctgaagaGATTCTTTCCAATGTTTACCTGATTCTTAAGAATAATAAGAATTTATGTAAGGAAGAAAAAGCACTAGCATTTCTTGAGGCCATCCACCAAACTGAGCAGTATTTAAAAGAAAATGCGATAGATAAAGCTGAACAGACTCTCCAAGGAGCTGCGTTCGGTCTAGGAATTCAGCAGCtacaagaacaagaaaagaCAGAAGCCAAAGTGAGTAGAAAAGTTGGCGCTTCCAGTTCTGAGCTCTAG